A window of Cryptomeria japonica chromosome 3, Sugi_1.0, whole genome shotgun sequence contains these coding sequences:
- the LOC131060486 gene encoding BURP domain-containing protein 5-like, producing the protein MTPIPQSLWELISPDEVNVAKEGVNSIRLVQELESIPKTENPPDRSYAADRFPFFYRSYAADKSDELPFFYRSYAADKSDEFPFFYRSYAADKSDEFPFFYRSYVMCKCQQRTHRRAYFLLEKDLVSGTKKYLSYSNTQKMHFLPRSVADKIPFSSDNLSVALKELNIAPDSDMGLAMKQTLKVCEAPPVKGETKYSTSLESMIDYITSKLGSNSVTVLATNVPKGKTSKSVKHQYSITGVQYESQGEKPVGSVTVLRGGVNQNCIVLIRNSLINFSLSSLKQNIYSLCRRSLTKPVYVCHTIKYAYAVYFCHELQGTKTARVSVKGKDGSMVEAATICHTDTSAWNPKHVAFLVLNVKPGAASVGHFIPENHFVWLGAN; encoded by the exons CACAGAGTCTGTGGGAACTTATCTCACCTGATGAAGTGAATGTTGCAAAGGAAGGAGTGAATTCGATACGCTTGGTGCAGGAATTAGAAAGCATTCCCAAAACTGAAAACCCTCCAGACCGTTCTTACGCTGCAGACAGATTCCCTTTCTTTTACCGTTCTTATGCTGCAGATAAATCAGATGAATTGCCTTTCTTTTACCGTTCTTATGCTGCAGATAAATCAGATGAATTCCCTTTCTTTTACCGTTCTTACGCTGCAGATAAATCAGATGAATTCCCGTTCTTTTACCGTTCTTACGTT ATGTGCAAATGCCAACAACGCACTCATCGCAGAGCGTATTTCTTGCTGGAGAAGGATTTGGTGAGTGGAACCAAAAAGTATCTAAGCTATTCCAACACTCAGAAGATGCATTTCCTTCCACGCTCCGTGGCAGATAAAATCCCTTTCTCCTCCGACAACCTCTCTGTGGCGTTGAAGGAGCTCAATATAGCGCCAGATTCTGACATGGGTCTTGCTATGAAGCAGACCTTAAAAGTATGCGAAGCTCCTCCGGTGAAGGGCGAAACCAAATACTCAACATCGCTGGAGTCCATGATTGACTACATCACTTCGAAGCTGGGAAGCAATAGCGTAACCGTGCTGGCGACGAATGTTCCAAAGGGGAAGACATCAAAATCTGTGAAGCACCAATATTCCATCACGGGAGTGCAATACGAGAGCCAAGGGGAGAAGCCTGTTGGAAGTGTCACAgttctgagagggggggtgaatcagaactGTATTGTTCTAATAAGAAACTCCTTGATAAATTTTTCACTAAGCAGTTTAAAACAGAATATTTACAGTTTGTGCAGGAGAAGT TTAACAAAGCCAGTGTATGTCTGCCACACTATAAAATATGCGTACGCAGTTTATTTTTGCCACGAATTGCAAGGCACCAAGACCGCAAGAGTTTCGGTGAAAGGCAAAGATGGCAGCATGGTGGAGGCGGCGACCATCTGTCACACGGACACCAGCGCATGGAATCCCAAACACGTGGCATTCCTGGTGTTGAACGTCAAGCCTGGTGCTGCTTCTGTAGGCCATTTTATTCCCGAAAACCACTTTGTGTGGCTCGGAGCCAACTAG